The Magnolia sinica isolate HGM2019 chromosome 9, MsV1, whole genome shotgun sequence genome contains a region encoding:
- the LOC131256059 gene encoding aspartyl protease family protein At5g10770-like has translation MYSFKGSTKKMGLVSFLVFSLLFVEASLLKATTTQDHCSSKIQDDQYQLNNSGIHLTLHHVHGPCSPWASPPSSPLEILKHDQARVRALSNRLAKTTRSTTSTAPKSISVPLNPGESAGVGNYVVRIGLGSPAKSFLVVMDTGSSFSWVQCEPCGSYCHPQTGPTFDPSTSHTYKSISCNSSECSNLEDATLNPPACSSSNICEYEASYGDGSFSVGYLSRDTLTVVHSQTVPGFVYGCGQNNQGLFGRTAGLIGLARNPLSLLGQLSSKYGYTFSYCLPTLSSSGTLSIGSFNPSIYTFTRMYTDSRDSTLYFLRLTSMIVNGKTLRVSRSTYTSSHTIIDSGTVITRLPPEVYTALQEGFVKGMGKYTRAPPYSILDTCYNGTATSLSVPEVRLIFEGGAELKLAARNVMYEVSDNVSCLAFASNEDAGGISIIGNTQQQTFRIVYDVSHRRIGFAGGGCD, from the exons ATGTACTCCTTCAAAGGGTCTACTAAAAAGATGGGGTTGGTTTCATTTCttgttttctctcttctctttgtgGAAGCTTCTCTCCTCAAAGCCACTACCACCCAAGATCACTGTTCTTCAAAAATTCAAG ATGATCAATACCAGCTAAACAATTCTGGCATACATCTAACCCTACATCATGTCCATGGCCCATGCTCGCCATGGGCCTCGCCCCCCTCGTCGCCTTTGGAAATTCTCAAGCATGATCAAGCCCGGGTCCGGGCACTAAGCAACCGGCTAGCGAAAACCACTCGATCAACCACCTCCACCGCGCCAAAATCCATAAGTGTCCCATTAAACCCCGGCGAATCAGCTGGGGTTGGCAACTATGTGGTCAGGATCGGGCTCGGCAGCCCGGCTAAATCCTTCCTTGTCGTCATGGACACCGGAAGTTCCTTCAGCTGGGTCCAATGTGAACCCTGCGGGTCATATTGCCACCCCCAGACCGGCCCCACCTTCGATCCATCCACATCACATACATACAAATCAATCTCATGCAATAGCTCAGAATGTTCTAACCTAGAAGACGCGACACTTAACCCGCCGGCGTGTTCGTCGTCAAATATATGTGAATATGAGGCGAGCTATGGCGATGGCTCGTTCTCAGTGGGCTACTTGAGCCGCGACACATTAACCGTGGTCCATTCCCAAACTGTGCCCGGTTTCGTGTATGGGTGCGGTCAGAACAACCAGGGCCTTTTCGGTCGAACCGCGGGCCTAATTGGGCTGGCTCGCAACCCACTCTCTCTACTTGGTCAATTATCTTCGAAATACGGTTACACATTTTCATACTGTCTGCCTACACTCTCTTCAAGTGGAACTCTCTCTATTGGGTCATTTAATCCTTCCATCTACACATTCACACGTATGTATACGGACTCGCGGGACTCAACATTGTATTTTCTACGGCTTACGAGTATGATCGTAAATGGGAAGACCCTTAGAGTGTCTAGGTCTACTTATACAAGTAGCCATACGATTATAGACTCGGGTACCGTAATTACAAGATTGCCACCAGAAGTATATACAGCCCTACAGGAGGGTTTTGTAAAGGGTATGGGTAAGTATACGCGGGCCCCACCGTATTCGATACTAGATACATGTTACAATGGGACCGCTACGAGTCTGTCGGTGCCTGAGGTTCGGTTGATCTTCGAGGGCGGCGCCGAGCTGAAGCTGGCGGCACGGAATGTTATGTATGAGGTTAGTGACAATGTTAGCTGCCTGGCGTTTGCGAGTAACGAAGATGCCGGCGGAATTTCTATAATTGGGAACACTCAGCAGCAGACGTTCCGCATTGTCTACGATGTTTCTCATCGGAGGATAGGATTCGCTGGTGGCGGGTGTGACTGA